A genomic segment from Spinacia oleracea cultivar Varoflay chromosome 3, BTI_SOV_V1, whole genome shotgun sequence encodes:
- the LOC130470146 gene encoding uncharacterized protein produces MVNRRPVSKNIVSTGLLVSENHRVMLLAPYTAEEVKQALMLISSDKAPEPDGFRSGFFKDAWEVVGTDLTAADLSFFQSGRILREWNVTTLTLIPKIKVPAYVSDSRPIACCNVICKVITKMLCERLQLVLPDLIAENQGAIVHGRMISHNIMIFQDLLRHYGRKNVAPGCMVQLDLRKAYDTIEWCFIEEMMDALQFPSKFVHLIMEYDVLLFCRGEVQSIRLMLGGLKTFSKLLVCKVQHLSGYTRGKFPFRYLGIPICAKSISNAECEAIVEKMVARVKAWSSRHLSFKGRVQLANSVLLSIHIYWAQLAPRSVAWGSVCKLKKADGLGLRQIKLWNVAAIGKLTWAIASKKDCLWVKWVNSVYIKDSQWWAYIAPVDGNWYWKQIFYVTNVMAQFYSSNALSSLPSYSIKDTYQKMLLVQQRVPWDNNVWCRLVMPKQKFISWISMLNILKTRDQLLRNGVCVEKECSLCADADESHEHLLFSCNYSMKCWLAIKSWCSIGARRFIFFGVKGIIQCGINNCSTPQKLVTRIKGDVKTTIRGVMPKKAFRIEGLVGEGPS; encoded by the exons ATGGTAAATAGAAGACCAGTTAGCAAGAATATTGTTTCAACAGGTCTTCTTGTTTCTGAAAATCACAGAGTCATGTTGTTGGCTCCATACACTGCAGAAGAGGTGAAACAAGCGCTTATGCTTATTTCAAGTGACAAGGCACCAGAGCCTGATGGGTTTAGATCTGGGTTCTTTAAAGATGCTTGGGAAGTTGTGGGTACTGACCTTACTGCCGCTGATCTTTCTTTCTTTCAGAGTGGGAGAATTCTCCGGGAATGGAATGTCACTACTCTAACTTTGATCCCTAAGATTAAAGTCCCTGCTTATGTGAGTGATTCCAGACCTATAGCATGTTGTAATGTGATTTGCAAGGTCATCACTAAAATGTTATGTGAAAGATTACAGTTGGTGCTACCAGATCTTATTGCTGAGAACCAAGGTGCGATTGTTCATGGGAGAATGATTTCCCATAACATTATGATTTTTCAAGACTTATTGAGACATTATGGCAGGAAAAATGTTGCTCCTGGGTGTATGGTCCAATTAGATTTGAGGAAGGCTTATGATACCATTGAGTGGtgtttcattgaagaaatgatGGATGCTCTTCAATTTCCTTCTAAGTTCGTGCATTTGATAATGGAAT ATGATGTTTTGTTATTTTGCAGAGGTGAAGTTCAATCTAttcgtttgatgcttggtggtTTAAAAACATTCTCGAAACTTCTAGTTTGCAA GGTGCAACATCTCTCAGGTTACACAAGGGGAAAATTTCCATTCAGGTATCTTGGCATACCTATTTGTGCAAAGAGTATTTCTAATGCGGAATGTGAGGCTATTGTAGAAAAAATGGTTGCAAGAGTGAAAGCTTGGAGCTCCAGGCATCTCTCTTTCAAGGGAAGGGTTCAACTTGCGAATTCTGTGTTGCTTAGTATCCATATCTATTGGGCCCAG TTGGCCCCTCGCTCTGTTGCTTGGGGAAGTGTTTGTAAATTAAAGAAAGCAGATGGTCTTGGTTTGAGACAGATTAAGTTGTGGAATGTTGCTGCCATTGGTAAATTAACCTGGGCAATTGCTTCTAAAAAAGACTGCTTATGGGTTAAATGGGTTAATTCGGTGTATATCAAAGATAGTCAATGGTGGGCGTATATTGCCCCTGTGGACGGCAATTGGTATTGGAAACAAATTTTTTATGTGACGAATGTTATGGCTCAATTTTACTCTTCTAATGCTTTGAGTTCTCTGCCAAGTTACTCAATCAAGGATACTTATCAGAAAATGCTTCTTGTTCAACAGAGAGTGCCTTGGGATAATAATGTTTGGTGTAGATTGGTAATGCCGAAACAAAAGTTTATTAGTTGGATAAGTATGCTTAACATACTGAAAACTAGGGATCAGTTGTTGAGGAATGGTGTTTGCGTTGAGAAAGAATGTTCGTTGTGTGCAGATGCAGACGAGTCTCATGAGCACCTTCTCTTCTCTTGTAATTATAGTATGAAATGTTGGTTGGCAATTAAATCGTGGTGTAGCATTGGAGCTAGAA GATTTATTTTCTTTGGGGTGAAAGGAATTATTCAATGTGGAATCAACAACTGCTCCACACCTCAAAAACTTGTTACTCGGATTAAGGGTGATGTCAAGACTACAATTCGTGGTGTTATGCCTAAAAAG GCCTTTCGCATCGAGGGTCTAGTTGGGGAGGGTCCTTCCTAG
- the LOC130469624 gene encoding uncharacterized protein, with amino-acid sequence MCKQSIYNCIFYRMCSAFRSYKRLSGQSKGTKLTWIPAQCAQQPGSLDCGYYVMRFMYDIIMNHGNSQDLTKDFSRTLSYSPEEINEVKDFWADYFMNNVEILA; translated from the exons atgtgtaaacaaagtatatataattgcatattttatcgaatgtgtagtgcttttcggagttacaagagactaagtggacaatctaagggaactaaattaacatggattccagcacag tgtgctcaacaaccgggatcactagattgtggctactacgtcatgcgttttatgtacgacataataatgaatcatggtaatagtcaagatcttactaag gatttttcaagaacattgtcttattcaccggaggagattaatgaggtgaaagatttttgggcagattacttcatgaacaatgtcgaaattttagcttaa